The following coding sequences lie in one Streptomyces sp. NBC_00510 genomic window:
- a CDS encoding S8 family serine peptidase yields the protein MPFARTLRTAAGAALVSALIFASASPASADQTRQDQWPLEAFDAQSIWKVSQGKGVTVAVIDAGVNADHVDLKGNVIKGKDFVDGGMSDQDPNDDHGTGMASIIAAHGHGAGGADGVMGLAPKAKILDIRDDGRQGDGFASSIRYAVDHGASVINISQEFAGPIAEEAETKAIAYALQKDVLIVVGAGNDGGPAGYPAGYPGVVAVGGVKNNAEIWENSNYSEKILVSAPATFIVSAGGKSDTTYRSGTGTSDSTAFVSAAAALLRAKFPDLTAGQIVNRLTKTAGLPPSAKGLSLPDKHYGYGFIQPLAALTQDIPAGPEFGPLEVPESLQAGQSGDGQGATDDPSASAPNAIGGGMSDDEQAAADRKQVIAFSVIGVVGLLVLALVVFLIVKLARRNKGNNGGGPGGPGGPGTPNGWGGNGRQQYGQPPHQQQYPGQGGNPYQQQPQGPGQWSNQ from the coding sequence ATGCCCTTCGCACGGACGCTGCGCACAGCAGCCGGCGCAGCTCTCGTGAGTGCACTGATCTTCGCGTCTGCGTCGCCGGCCTCGGCGGACCAGACCCGGCAGGACCAGTGGCCACTGGAGGCCTTCGACGCGCAGTCGATCTGGAAGGTCTCGCAGGGCAAGGGAGTCACCGTCGCGGTCATCGACGCCGGGGTGAACGCCGACCACGTGGACCTCAAGGGCAACGTGATCAAGGGCAAGGACTTCGTTGACGGGGGGATGTCGGACCAGGACCCCAACGATGATCACGGAACCGGCATGGCCTCGATCATCGCCGCTCACGGCCACGGCGCCGGCGGGGCCGACGGCGTGATGGGACTCGCCCCGAAGGCCAAGATCCTGGACATCAGGGACGACGGCCGCCAAGGCGACGGCTTCGCCTCCTCGATCCGCTACGCCGTGGACCATGGCGCCTCGGTGATCAACATCTCGCAGGAGTTCGCCGGTCCCATCGCCGAGGAGGCGGAGACCAAGGCGATCGCCTACGCGCTGCAGAAGGACGTCCTCATCGTCGTCGGCGCCGGCAACGACGGCGGTCCGGCGGGCTACCCGGCCGGCTATCCAGGGGTCGTGGCCGTCGGCGGGGTCAAGAACAACGCCGAGATCTGGGAGAACTCGAACTACAGCGAGAAGATCCTCGTCTCTGCGCCTGCCACGTTCATCGTGTCGGCCGGTGGAAAGTCCGACACCACGTACCGATCGGGTACGGGCACGTCCGACTCGACGGCCTTCGTCTCCGCCGCGGCGGCGTTGCTCCGGGCCAAGTTCCCGGACCTGACCGCGGGGCAGATCGTCAACCGGCTGACCAAGACCGCCGGCCTGCCCCCGTCCGCAAAGGGCCTGTCCCTCCCGGACAAGCACTACGGCTACGGCTTCATCCAGCCCCTCGCAGCCCTGACCCAGGACATCCCCGCGGGGCCCGAGTTCGGCCCCCTCGAGGTGCCGGAGTCGCTGCAGGCCGGACAGAGCGGTGACGGCCAGGGCGCCACGGACGACCCCTCCGCCTCCGCCCCCAACGCCATCGGCGGCGGCATGAGCGACGACGAGCAGGCGGCCGCCGACCGCAAGCAGGTCATCGCGTTCAGCGTGATCGGCGTGGTGGGTCTGCTGGTGCTCGCGCTCGTCGTCTTCCTGATCGTGAAGCTGGCGCGCCGCAACAAGGGCAACAACGGTGGCGGCCCGGGAGGGCCCGGCGGGCCGGGGACGCCCAACGGCTGGGGTGGCAACGGCCGGCAGCAGTACGGGCAGCCGCCGCACCAGCAGCAGTACCCGGGCCAGGGCGGCAATCCGTACCAGCAGCAGCCGCAGGGCCCGGGGCAGTGGTCGAACCAGTAG